One genomic region from Magallana gigas chromosome 3, xbMagGiga1.1, whole genome shotgun sequence encodes:
- the LOC105348994 gene encoding uncharacterized protein gives MATRENLKKTNISVLRNIASDLGINSKKKKKDDLICDILSSQAPEVSLTPVVQSISAADGAGAGAVVQFKENMPPFNAVHYEPISHNTQLPKVSFTSVYEFMITRRRQGDQSIQNFKGLDKSVKHFDAGDVQDICLAQIDGSTVYIRAYCLASMKKQRYQIFLCITHAEGKNRVDFAYCQCPIGLAQACSHIGGLLFSISNVQSSAKALVQTDQSCTSSLCQWNVPRTMNQKPMPISTLNLSRPKVVASSETDVNVAMLSSPSHGSAMARFDPRHSEDRHHSLTWSLDQLRKLKASFPLTGMAHLWNIPDTGVPSVVENEVEVTTAVHPLHLKMEMMVFSDGNLPPPMIDQELVSYIEKHTRAQRLSDLWKKLHLGRITSSIFGDVLQSGDKPTSLIQQILYGSNLDKYSKLPLAVQWGVDHEMDAKEDYLQIRRAIQMETDVQESGLTLCSTHSFLGASSDGRVVDNESTGLLEIKCPYSISGQNVTLLGISDIMSMNSKQFCLEVGELGPTLKKSHKYYAQVQGEMAIIGLPWVDFVVWTAAKSDNIFIERIYFNEQYVTNMLPKLVEFYMRHIYPLLVL, from the exons ATGGCGACCCGCGAAAACTTGAAGAAAACAAACATAAGTGTATTACGTAACATAGCATCTGATCTGGGtataaattcaaagaaaaagaagaaagatgATTTAATATGCGACATATTATCCAGTCAAGCACCAGAAGTATCATTAACTCCTGTTGTTCAGTCGATATCTGCCGCTGATGGTGCTGGAGCCGGAGCTGTAGTGCAGTTCAAGGAAAACATGCCCCCTTTTAATGCTGTTCATTATGAACCGATATCACACAATACTCAACTTCCGAAGGTATCGTTCACTTCCGTCTATGAATTCATGATCACAAGAAGAAGACAGGGGGATCAAAGTATCCAAAATTTCAAGGGCCTCGATAAGTCCGTGAAACATTTTGACGCTGGCGATGTCCAGGATATATGTTTAGCCCAA ATTGATGGTTCAACAGTGTACATAAGAGCATACTGTTTAGCCTCCATGAAAAAACAGCgttatcaaatttttttgtgCATTACTCATGCTGAAGGCAAAAACAGAGTGGACTTCGCCTATTGCCAATGCCCCATAGG ATTAGCTCAAGCATGCAGTCATATTGGCGGTCTCCTTTTTTCTATATCCAATGTGCAATCCTCAGCAAAAGCTTTGGTGCAAACGGACCAGAGCTGCACATCGTCACTTTGCCAGTGGAATGTTCCACGAACAATGAACCAGAAGCCAATGCCTATTAGCACCCTGAACCTGTCAAGGCCGAAGGTAGTGGCAAGCAGTGAAACCGATGTCAATGTAGCTATGTTGTCATCACCATCACATGGTTCAGCAATGGCAAGGTTCGACCCAAGACATTCTGAGGACAGACACCACAGCCTCACATGGTCACTGGATCAACTAAGGAAGCTTAAAGCTAGTTTTCCCCTTACAG GAATGGCTCATCTCTGGAACATCCCAGACACTGGTGTCCCAAGTGTAGTGGAGAATGAAGTGGAGGTGACTACAGCTGTACACCCACTACATCTGAAAATGGAAATGATGGTGTTTTCAGATGGGAACT TGCCACCACCTATGATAGACCAGGAGTTAGTGAGCTATATAGAGAAACACACAAGAGCACAGAGACTTAGTGACCTCTGGAAAAAGCTTCATCTCGGAAGGATTACTAGTTCCATATTTGGTGATGTTCTTCAATCAGGAGACAAACCAACATCCCTTATCCAACAGATTTTATATGGATCGAATCTAGACAA GTACTCGAAGCTACCTCTGGCAGTCCAGTGGGGAGTTGACCACGAGATGGATGCTAAGGAAGACTACCTACAGATCAGAAGAGCTATTCAAATGGAAACTGATGTACAAGAGTCTGGTCTTACTTTATGTTCAACCCATTCTTTTCTAGGGGCTTCCAGTGATGGAAGAGTGGTTGATAATGAAAGCACTGGGCTGCTAGAAATTAAATGTCCCTACTCCATCTCAGGACAAAATGTAACATTGTTGGGAATATCAGACATTATGTCAATGAACTCAAAACAGTTTTGTCTCGAAGTTGGTGAATTGGGTCCTACATTGAAAAAATCGCATAAGTACTATGCACAGGTTCAAGGTGAGATGGCCATCATCGGACTCCCCTGGGTGGACTTTGTAGTATGGACAGCGGCAAAGTCAGACAACATTTTCATTGAAAGGATTTACTTCAATGAACAATATGTTACAAATATGCTACCAAAATTAGTAGAATTTTACATGAGGCATATTTATCCACTACTAGTATTGTGA
- the LOC105348993 gene encoding uncharacterized protein, whose amino-acid sequence MVKCCCVYKCRNVCNSEARAKGVSFFRFPKDKRKRRAWTNAVNRDKWTPNEHSWICSDHFVEGWHGDDPGDENYAPTLFSYKKKRTEDDFDREQRRLDRETIRERLCSEKVNMEREKAHLEFSVLVHGSYCKIDDSGDHDQDIAAAVPCAYHEITDDVDVPIMTCDSGVQCEEDPLLIENRHLKKEVRRLQEELRKHKWGAERIRDDDAMTRFYTGLPSFAIFLWLYNYLSSKCSRMTYWRGEGQTSSSDRLRMSPSCLRPIDQLFAVLMRLKVGLYVQDISERFQISSASFSMYFSTWISLIHAELKFLNPFPSKDIIMRTMPESFKAKYPSTRVIIDCTELFIQSSSSLINQSLTFSSYKHHTTVKFLVGISPSGVITFVSDAWPGKTSDRQLTEECGLLELLEPNDSVMADKGFTIADLLEKRQCFLNIPPFRGTSGQFSTDEVFKTQEIAQLRIHVERSIGRVKNYHILEGTIPLTMVHFITKIFQVCCWLTNLDYPLVDGKKLLTDESNNSSDVVGVQL is encoded by the exons ATGGTTAAGTGTTGCTGTGTCTACAAGTGTCGGAACGTGTGTAACAGCGAAGCACGGGCAAAGGGGGTCAGTTTCTTTCGTTTCCCTAAAGACAAAAGGAAAAGAAGAGCATGGACTAATGCCGTGAACAGAGATAAGTGGACGCCAAATGAACACTCTTGGATCTGCTCTGATCATTTTGTTGAGGGATGGCACGGAGACGACCCGGGCGACGAAAACTATGCCCCGACTTTATTTTCCTACAAAAAGAAGCGGACAGAAGATGATTTTGATAGAGAACAGAGACGACTTGACCGAGAAACGATCAGG GAAAGACTTTGCTCAGAGAAGGTTAatatggagagagagaaagcCCATTTGGAATTTTCTGTGCTTGTCCATGGCTCCTACTGCAAGATTGATGATTCGGGGGACCATGATCAAGATATAGCTGCAGCAGTACCTTGTGCTTATCATGAAATAACAGATGATGTTGATGTCCCCATAATGACTTGTGATTCAG gtGTGCAGTGTGAAGAAGACCCCCTTCTTATTGAAAACAGACATCTCAAAAAAGAAGTTAGAAGACTTCAGGAGGAGCTGCGGAAACATAAATGGGGTGCTGAACGCATTAGAGATGATGACGCCATGACACGCTTTTATACAGGCCTACCCTCTTTTGCCATCTTCCTGTGGCTGTACAA CTACCTTTCCAGCAAGTGCTCTAGGATGACATATTGGAGGGGGGAAGGGCAGACATCGAGTTCAGACCGGCTTAGGATGTCTCCATCATGTTTACGCCCGATCGACCAACTCTTTGCTGTCCTCATGCGTCTGAAAGTTGGACTGTACGTGCAAGACATATCAGAGAGATTTCAGATCAGCAGTGCCTCATTCTCTATGTATTTTTCTACCTGGATAAGTTTAATTCATGCAGAGCTTAAATTTTTAAACCCATTTCCTAGCAAAGATATTATCATGAGAACCATGCCAGAATCCTTTAAAGCCAAATATCCATCAACCAGAGTGATCATAGACTGTACAGAACTTTTCATACAATCATCAAGTAGCCTGATTAACCAAAGCCTGACCTTTTCTAGCTACAAACATCACACCACTGTTAAATTTCTGGTTGGCATCAGTCCTTCTGGGGTCATTACTTTTGTGTCAGATGCATGGCCTGGAAAAACTTCAGACCGTCAGTTAACAGAGGAATGTGGCCTTTTAGAATTACTTGAGCCAAATGACAGCGTAATGGCCGACAAAGGTTTCACAATAGCTGACTTACTTGAAAAAAGACAATGTTTCTTAAACATTCCACCATTTAGAG GCACTTCGGGCCAGTTTTCCACTGATGAAGTTTTTAAGACCCAAGAGATTGCCCAACTTCGTATTCATGTTGAGAGGAGCATTGGGCGAGTGAAGAATTATCACATCTTGGAAGGAACGATTCCTCTTACTATGGTCCACTTCATCACAAAGATTTTTCAAGTCTGTTGTTGGCTGACCAACTTGGATTATCCACTTGTTGATGGAAAGAAACTTTTGACAGATGAATCAAATAATTCTTCGG ATGTAGTGGGTGTACAGCTGTAG